Part of the Streptomyces antimycoticus genome, CGCTGCCCAGCGGCAGCGTGCGGTCCTTACGGCGGCGGTGGCGGCCCCGCTTGCGCCTCAGCCTCATGGCAACTCCTGTTCCGCGTCGAGAGAACGGGCCGGAGGATCCGGACCGGCCCGTCCCATGTCGTAGTTGCCGCCAGTCCAGATTAGGTTGCCGGGCACCCGAGGATTCTTAGATTACGAAATTCCGATCGCCTCGCGATAGCTTGCGACAAGACTTGATCGTTTTGTGGCCAAGGATGTTCGGAAACGGAAGGTCCTGTTGGTCTGTTGCCTCATGGGCGATACACCTTGCCCGGTTCCGGTGCGGCCGGGGCCATCAGCTGGGAGACCGTCACCACCGTATAGCCGTCCTTCTTCAGCTTCGCCAGGATCCCCGGCACCGCCGGCACCGTGCCCTTGTAGATGTCGTGCAGCAGGATGACCCCGTCGCGGTCCGTCTGCTCCAGCACCCGCTTCTCGATCAGCGCGGAGTCGGTCGTCTGGTAGTCCTTCGCCGTCACGCTCCACAGCACCTGCGCCACGCCCAGCTTCCGGCAGATCTTGGAGACCCGCTCGTCGGTACGCCCCTGCGGCGGCCGCATCAGCAGCGGCGTACGGCCGGTGAGCTTCTTGACGGCGCTCTGGACCCGGTTGATCTCCGAGCGGACCTCGTCGTCGTCGCTCTTGGTCAGGATCTTGTGCGACCAGGTGTGGTTGGCCAGCTCATGCCCCTCGTCCGCGATGCGGCGCACCAGGTCGGGGTGTTTGTCGATGTGCTTCTTGCCGAGCATGAAGAAGGTCGCGTGGACCTTCTCGCGCTTGAGGATCTTCAGCAGCCGGGGCGTGTTCTCACTGGGGCCCGCGTCGAAGGTGAGGGCGACGCATTTGGCGCGGGAGCAGTCGACCGAGCCGTTCGTCCCGTCGCCCTTCTTCGGCACGTCCGGCTTCGAGGCGGCCGGTGTCGCGTGCCCCGCGTCCTTCAGCGCGCGCTCCCGCGCGCTGCGCGGTGAGGTGGTGTCGTAGGACGCGCCGCAGGCGGTGAGGCCCAGCGTCAGACAGACGGCACTCACGAGCAGTCCTGATATTCGACCTTTTCGCCCCATTGATATCCCCGAAGTCCTCTTGTTGCCAGTAGTGGTCGCAATGCCGCCAACAGGCATACAAATAGGTACCGTTGGCGGCATAAACTGCGAGCACTATACACGCGACGTATACACGTGGTTCATAGAGGTCCCCGGTCCGGGGCCCGTGGAGCGACGTGATGATCGAGCGCGGCTAACCCTGGTGCTTCTGCCAGTCCGCCTGTGCCGCGTTGAGCTCGTCCGCGACCTTGTCGCAGAACGCCTTGGCGGTCATCTCGCCGAGCAGCACCTTCTGGAAGCCGGGCTCGTTGTCGGCCTTGCTGATGTTGTTCCAGTCCGGGAGGTAGTACGGCAGCTGGACGACCTTGGTCCGCGGGTCGTTGAGCGACTCCAGCGCGGCCTTGGTCGGCGGGGCCGCGGCGATCCAGTCGTCGTCCGCGGCGCCGACGTTGGCGGGGATCGCTCCGACGTCCTCGTTCCAGAGGCTGTTCATCTCCGGGGAGGCCGCGAACGCGATGAACTTCCAGGCCGCCGCCTTGTTCTTGCTCGCCTTGAACAGCCCGAGGCCGTCGACCGGGTTGGAGACGATGGTGCGCGGTGCCCCGGCCCGGGAGGGCGGCAGCGGTATGCCCGCGATCTTCTCCTTGCCGAGCAGCCGTACGTGGTCGACATAGCTGCCGAGGTTGTGCTGCAGCATCCCGATGTCGCCCTGGTCGAACTGGGCGACCATCTTGGCGAAGTCGTTGTTGAGGTCCGCGGCGGGCGTGACCTTCTTGAAGAGGGCGATGTACTTCTCGAGCGCCGCGACGTTCCTGGGGTCGTTGAGGGTGGTCTTGTCGCCGTCCCAGAAGGACGCGATGCCGGACTGGGCGTACATCATGTCCAGCGCCTGGGCGATCGAGCCCGCGCCGCCGCGCAGGGTGAAGCCGAACTTGTTCCCGCCCTTGTCGGTCAGCTCATCGGCAGCCTTGTAGAACCTCTCCCAGCTGTCCGGCGCCGGCAGCTTCGCCGCCGCGAAGAGGTCGGTGCGGTACCAGAGGGTGCCCTGGTTGGCGGAGGTCGGGACGGAGTACAGCTCCTGGTCCTCACCGCCGGCCGCGCGGACGCTGTCGACCATGTTCTTGATCAGCTTGCCCTTGAGGGCACTGTCGTCGATGCGGTCGGTCACGGGGTCGAGGGCGCCCTGGGCGACCAGATTGGCCAGATACGCGGTGCCCACGCCGCCGACGTCGGGCAGGCTGTCGCCGCCGCTCTGGATGGCGGTGTCGTACTTCGACTGCACATTGGTGATCGGGATCGGGACGTACTTGACCGTGATGTCGGGGTACTTGTCCTCGAACTTGGCGATGATCCGCTTCCAGACCTTGGTGCGGGGGGCGCCGTTGTTGTCCCAGAAGGTGATGGTGCCCTTGCCGGCGCCCTCCTCACCGGTGGTCGAGCCGTCGTCGCCGCAAGCCGTGGCGGTCAGGGCGAGCAATGCCGCTAGGGCGGTTGCGGTGCGGGTCGTTCTGCGGGTGCGTGGGTTCATGGTGTGCGTCCGTCTCCTTGTGGGTTCCCTTGCGGTTGCTGGTCTTGAGGTCGCGCCGTTGCGGCTGGGGGCGGTGGCCCTGCGCGGGTCGGTTGTGCCCACCCGTCCCGCCCCGCAGGACGATTGCCCACAACCCTGCTCATACGGCCGCGCCCTTGTCCGAGAGGTGGCTCGCTATGCGGGCGGCCTCCGGGCGGGGGAGGCGGCCGTCGGTTATCGCGGTGACTATGCGTCGGGTGACCGTGTCCGCCGGGGCCAGGGGCAGCGGGCGATCGGAGGCGAGGGCCGAACCGACGCCGGGGTGTTCCCCGGTGCGCACCCACCACGGGTCGGCCCGGGTGTCGCCGGTCGCGCCGGCGAAGACCAGCGTCCACTCGTCGGTGGCCAGTGCCAGCCAGTCCGCGGGCCGTCCGTGCACCGCCGCCGCGCCCTCGCCCTCGGCGCTGAAGACCTGCGCGGGCTCGGGGCGCCGCGGGACACGCCAGAAGAAGCCGCCTCCGTGGCCCGCCCCGCCGAGGGCGAGCTCCTGGCCCGTCACATTGGTGAGGGCGGAGGTGAAGTCCAGCGCCCAGCACGCCGTTCCCAGGGACCGTACGGCCACCGTGCGCCGCTCCAGCAGCAGTTGTCGCCCGCCGGCCGCCCACGACAGCTCCTCCACGAACCCGTCGGGGTCGCGCAGTAGCCAGCTGAGATGGCGCTGGCTCCCCTGGCGGTCCAGGCGGCCCTGGCCGCCCCGGAAGTCGTGTCCCGCCACCTCCGGGATGGCCATGGACACCCCCAGGTGGGCCGGATCCTCGGCCGGCCGCAGCCCGGTGACGGTGACGCCGCCGAGGGTGCGCACGGGGTGCAGATACGGCCGCGGCGCGACCGTGCCGGGCAGTTGGGGGCGGTGCGCATACGACCCGACGACCCGGTTCTCATGGCGCAGCACGGTGCAGGGGGGACGGCGGGTGAGGGAGGGGGTCTGCGGGTTCGAGGGGGTCAGGGGTGTCATGGGTGCGGGACCTCCGCGGGGCGTGCGGCCCAGGGGGCGCGCAGTTCCGAGTACAGGGCGAGGCGCTCGGCGCCGGCGGTGACCAGTCGGTCGATGCCGGTCACCACGCGCCGGTTGGCGGCTCGCGAGGTGGCGCCCGCACCGGGCTCGGTGCGCCAGGCGTCGGCGGGCAGCGGGACCGGTGCGGGGGCGGTGCGGACCGCCTCGACGACGCGCATGAACGCGCCCGTGCGGTCCGGTGGGGCGAGCAGTTCGGTGCCGTCGCGCAGATGCGATACGAGGTTGTCCAGCAGATCGGTGCGCGCGTGGTCGGTGGTCTCGGGCGGCGCTCCGTCGCGTTCGACACGGACCCGGTCCAGCTTGTACCAGAAGGTGATCCGGCCCCGGTCGCCGTGGACGACGACGTACGGTTCACCGGGCTCCTCCGCGCACAGGGTGACGGCGGCGGCGACGGTGGTGCCGCGGCTGGTGTGGATCCGTACGCAGGAGGTGTCGTCCGACTCGATGGCGTTGGCCCGGTACAGCTCCAGCTCGATACCGGCCACGTCCTCGGCCCGGTCGGCGCCGCCGAGGTGCAGGGCGGTGGCGACGGCGTGGGCGAGGGGGTTGGTGAGGACGCCGTCGACGACGTCGCGGCCGTCGAGGGTGCGGTGTCCGGCCCAGGGGGCGCGGGCGTAGTAGTCCTCGTCGCGGACCCATGCCCCGGCCGCGCCGATGCCGCGGATCGCCCCTATGCGGCCGTCGGCGACGAGGTTCCGGATGGCGGGCAGGGCGTGGGAGCCGTGCGACTGGAAGCCGATCTGGCAGGCGGTTCCGTAGCCGCGCAGTCCGTCGCTCATCCGGACGAATTCGGCGTACGAGGGTGTGGGCGGCTTCTCCAGCAGAAGGTGCGCACCGCGTTCGGCGGCGGCGAGGGCGAGATCGGCGTGGGTGTGGATCGGGGTGCAGATGACGGCGATCCGGGCGCCGGTCCGGGCCACGAGTCCGGCCAGGTCGGCGGACTGCTCGGGCTCGCCGAGCCCGTCGCCCAGCTCCTTACGGGTGAGCGGCCGAAGTTCGCACACCCCGGCGAGCCGGACCGTCCCCTCGGCGGCCAGTCGGCGGATGTTGTCCAGATGCCAGCGCCCATGCCCTCGGGCGCCCGCGAGGACGACGGGTATCGGTTCCTCGGCCGGGGCTTCCCCTCGTCCCCGGGGGTGCGCCATGCCCATGCTCGGACCTCCTTGTCCGCATACGTTGCGCCGCCGAATACGGTGTGCCGCCGACCGTTTCGGTCAGCCCTTGACCGCTCCCGCGCTGAAGCCGGTGATCAGCCATTTCTGGATGAAGGCGAAGACGATGACGACGGGCACCGCGGCGATCACCCCGCCCGCCGCGAGCGCGCCCAGGTCGACGCTGTCCGCGCCGATGAGGGTGTTGAGGCCGACCGGGATGGTCTGTTTGTCCTGGGAGCTGAGGAACATCAGCGCGAACAGGAAGTGGTTCCAGCTGTGCACGAAGGCGAAGGAGCCGACCGCGATCAGCCCGG contains:
- a CDS encoding polysaccharide deacetylase family protein; this encodes MGRKGRISGLLVSAVCLTLGLTACGASYDTTSPRSARERALKDAGHATPAASKPDVPKKGDGTNGSVDCSRAKCVALTFDAGPSENTPRLLKILKREKVHATFFMLGKKHIDKHPDLVRRIADEGHELANHTWSHKILTKSDDDEVRSEINRVQSAVKKLTGRTPLLMRPPQGRTDERVSKICRKLGVAQVLWSVTAKDYQTTDSALIEKRVLEQTDRDGVILLHDIYKGTVPAVPGILAKLKKDGYTVVTVSQLMAPAAPEPGKVYRP
- a CDS encoding ABC transporter substrate-binding protein, translating into MNPRTRRTTRTATALAALLALTATACGDDGSTTGEEGAGKGTITFWDNNGAPRTKVWKRIIAKFEDKYPDITVKYVPIPITNVQSKYDTAIQSGGDSLPDVGGVGTAYLANLVAQGALDPVTDRIDDSALKGKLIKNMVDSVRAAGGEDQELYSVPTSANQGTLWYRTDLFAAAKLPAPDSWERFYKAADELTDKGGNKFGFTLRGGAGSIAQALDMMYAQSGIASFWDGDKTTLNDPRNVAALEKYIALFKKVTPAADLNNDFAKMVAQFDQGDIGMLQHNLGSYVDHVRLLGKEKIAGIPLPPSRAGAPRTIVSNPVDGLGLFKASKNKAAAWKFIAFAASPEMNSLWNEDVGAIPANVGAADDDWIAAAPPTKAALESLNDPRTKVVQLPYYLPDWNNISKADNEPGFQKVLLGEMTAKAFCDKVADELNAAQADWQKHQG
- a CDS encoding PmoA family protein; its protein translation is MTPLTPSNPQTPSLTRRPPCTVLRHENRVVGSYAHRPQLPGTVAPRPYLHPVRTLGGVTVTGLRPAEDPAHLGVSMAIPEVAGHDFRGGQGRLDRQGSQRHLSWLLRDPDGFVEELSWAAGGRQLLLERRTVAVRSLGTACWALDFTSALTNVTGQELALGGAGHGGGFFWRVPRRPEPAQVFSAEGEGAAAVHGRPADWLALATDEWTLVFAGATGDTRADPWWVRTGEHPGVGSALASDRPLPLAPADTVTRRIVTAITDGRLPRPEAARIASHLSDKGAAV
- a CDS encoding Gfo/Idh/MocA family protein, with protein sequence MGMAHPRGRGEAPAEEPIPVVLAGARGHGRWHLDNIRRLAAEGTVRLAGVCELRPLTRKELGDGLGEPEQSADLAGLVARTGARIAVICTPIHTHADLALAAAERGAHLLLEKPPTPSYAEFVRMSDGLRGYGTACQIGFQSHGSHALPAIRNLVADGRIGAIRGIGAAGAWVRDEDYYARAPWAGHRTLDGRDVVDGVLTNPLAHAVATALHLGGADRAEDVAGIELELYRANAIESDDTSCVRIHTSRGTTVAAAVTLCAEEPGEPYVVVHGDRGRITFWYKLDRVRVERDGAPPETTDHARTDLLDNLVSHLRDGTELLAPPDRTGAFMRVVEAVRTAPAPVPLPADAWRTEPGAGATSRAANRRVVTGIDRLVTAGAERLALYSELRAPWAARPAEVPHP